A DNA window from Sphaeramia orbicularis chromosome 22, fSphaOr1.1, whole genome shotgun sequence contains the following coding sequences:
- the yju2 gene encoding splicing factor YJU2 isoform X1, which translates to MSERKVLNKYYPPDFDPSKIPKLKLPKDRQYVVRLMAPFNMRCKTCGEYIYKGKKFNARKETVQNELYMGLPIFRFYIKCTRCLAEITFKTDPENTDYAMEHGATRNFQAEKLIEEEEKRIQQEREEEELNNPMKVLENRTRDSKMEMEVLENLQELKELNQRQALVDFEGMIGQYREMERRERERQKEEDERETKEMLDRALVKRLRDSDSDSEEESCSSTQSKTSSTDKPTDILTTDKSTAAQGATAGGVKRAKTESWERSVGTLSGRGALGSLVVRKKPAATAASSKPSEGAEPVTPTSHTDSKGSGSDSGASRPIITQNGSSSLSLLGAYSDSDSNQSE; encoded by the exons atgtccGAAAGAAAAGTATTGAAT AAATACTATCCGCCGGATTTTGATCCATCTAAAATCCCAAAGCTTAAACTCCCCAAAGATCGACAGTATGTGGTCAGATTAATGGCTCCGTTCAATATGAG ATGTAAAACTTGTGGCGAGTACATCTATAAGGGGAAGAAGTTCAATGCTCGCAAAGAGACAGTTCAGAATGAACTGTACATGGGGCTTCCCATCTTCCGTTTCTACATCAAATGTACCCGGTGTCTTGCTGAGATCACATTTAAG ACAGATCCAGAGAACACAGACTATGCCATGGAGCATGGTGCCACCAGAAACTTCCAGGCAGAGAAACTTatcgaggaggaggagaagagaatcCAGCAggagagggaagaagaagaaCTGAATAACCCTATGAAG GTGTTGGAGAACAGAACGCGAGACTCCAAAATGGAGATGGAGGTTCTGGAGAACCTCCAGGAGCTGAAGGAACTGAACCAAAGGCAAGCACTGGTGGACTTTGAAGGAATGATTGGCCAGTATAGAGAaatggagaggagagagagggagagacagaaagAAGAGGATGAGCGTGAGACAAA AGAGATGCTGGATCGTGCCCTTGTGAAAAGACTCAGAGATTCCGACTCTGATTCAGAGGAAGAGAGCTGCAGCAGCACACAGTCCAAGACATCAAGCACAGACAAACCGACCGACATCCTCACTACTGACAAGTCCACAGCAGC acagggaGCCACAGCTGGAGGAGTGAAGAGAGCCAAAACAGAGAGCTGGGAGAGGAGTGTGGGAACACTGAGTGGTCGGGGAGCACTAGGATCTCTGGTTGTACGAAAGAaaccagcagcaacagcagcttcAAGCAAACCCAGTGAAGGTGCAGAGCCCGTTACTCCCACCTCACACACAG ATTCAAAGGGATCAGGGTCTGATTCAGGCGCTTCAAGGCCCATTATTACACAAAATGGGTCATCATCTCTCAGCCTGTTGGGGGCGTATTCAGACAGTGACAGTAATCAAAGTGAATGA
- the yju2 gene encoding splicing factor YJU2 isoform X2 encodes MSERKVLNKYYPPDFDPSKIPKLKLPKDRQYVVRLMAPFNMRCKTCGEYIYKGKKFNARKETVQNELYMGLPIFRFYIKCTRCLAEITFKTDPENTDYAMEHGATRNFQAEKLIEEEEKRIQQEREEEELNNPMKVLENRTRDSKMEMEVLENLQELKELNQRQALVDFEGMIGQYREMERRERERQKEEDERETKEMLDRALVKRLRDSDSDSEEESCSSTQSKTSSTDKPTDILTTDKSTAAPGATAGGVKRAKTESWERSVGTLSGRGALGSLVVRKKPAATAASSKPSEGAEPVTPTSHTDSKGSGSDSGASRPIITQNGSSSLSLLGAYSDSDSNQSE; translated from the exons atgtccGAAAGAAAAGTATTGAAT AAATACTATCCGCCGGATTTTGATCCATCTAAAATCCCAAAGCTTAAACTCCCCAAAGATCGACAGTATGTGGTCAGATTAATGGCTCCGTTCAATATGAG ATGTAAAACTTGTGGCGAGTACATCTATAAGGGGAAGAAGTTCAATGCTCGCAAAGAGACAGTTCAGAATGAACTGTACATGGGGCTTCCCATCTTCCGTTTCTACATCAAATGTACCCGGTGTCTTGCTGAGATCACATTTAAG ACAGATCCAGAGAACACAGACTATGCCATGGAGCATGGTGCCACCAGAAACTTCCAGGCAGAGAAACTTatcgaggaggaggagaagagaatcCAGCAggagagggaagaagaagaaCTGAATAACCCTATGAAG GTGTTGGAGAACAGAACGCGAGACTCCAAAATGGAGATGGAGGTTCTGGAGAACCTCCAGGAGCTGAAGGAACTGAACCAAAGGCAAGCACTGGTGGACTTTGAAGGAATGATTGGCCAGTATAGAGAaatggagaggagagagagggagagacagaaagAAGAGGATGAGCGTGAGACAAA AGAGATGCTGGATCGTGCCCTTGTGAAAAGACTCAGAGATTCCGACTCTGATTCAGAGGAAGAGAGCTGCAGCAGCACACAGTCCAAGACATCAAGCACAGACAAACCGACCGACATCCTCACTACTGACAAGTCCACAGCAGCACCA ggaGCCACAGCTGGAGGAGTGAAGAGAGCCAAAACAGAGAGCTGGGAGAGGAGTGTGGGAACACTGAGTGGTCGGGGAGCACTAGGATCTCTGGTTGTACGAAAGAaaccagcagcaacagcagcttcAAGCAAACCCAGTGAAGGTGCAGAGCCCGTTACTCCCACCTCACACACAG ATTCAAAGGGATCAGGGTCTGATTCAGGCGCTTCAAGGCCCATTATTACACAAAATGGGTCATCATCTCTCAGCCTGTTGGGGGCGTATTCAGACAGTGACAGTAATCAAAGTGAATGA
- the yju2 gene encoding splicing factor YJU2 isoform X3, whose translation MSERKVLNKYYPPDFDPSKIPKLKLPKDRQYVVRLMAPFNMRCKTCGEYIYKGKKFNARKETVQNELYMGLPIFRFYIKCTRCLAEITFKTDPENTDYAMEHGATRNFQAEKLIEEEEKRIQQEREEEELNNPMKVLENRTRDSKMEMEVLENLQELKELNQRQALVDFEGMIGQYREMERRERERQKEEDERETKEMLDRALVKRLRDSDSDSEEESCSSTQSKTSSTDKPTDILTTDKSTAAQGATAGGVKRAKTESWERSVGTLSGRGALGSLVVRKKPAATAASSKPSEGAEPVTPTSHTGNTSVHLIV comes from the exons atgtccGAAAGAAAAGTATTGAAT AAATACTATCCGCCGGATTTTGATCCATCTAAAATCCCAAAGCTTAAACTCCCCAAAGATCGACAGTATGTGGTCAGATTAATGGCTCCGTTCAATATGAG ATGTAAAACTTGTGGCGAGTACATCTATAAGGGGAAGAAGTTCAATGCTCGCAAAGAGACAGTTCAGAATGAACTGTACATGGGGCTTCCCATCTTCCGTTTCTACATCAAATGTACCCGGTGTCTTGCTGAGATCACATTTAAG ACAGATCCAGAGAACACAGACTATGCCATGGAGCATGGTGCCACCAGAAACTTCCAGGCAGAGAAACTTatcgaggaggaggagaagagaatcCAGCAggagagggaagaagaagaaCTGAATAACCCTATGAAG GTGTTGGAGAACAGAACGCGAGACTCCAAAATGGAGATGGAGGTTCTGGAGAACCTCCAGGAGCTGAAGGAACTGAACCAAAGGCAAGCACTGGTGGACTTTGAAGGAATGATTGGCCAGTATAGAGAaatggagaggagagagagggagagacagaaagAAGAGGATGAGCGTGAGACAAA AGAGATGCTGGATCGTGCCCTTGTGAAAAGACTCAGAGATTCCGACTCTGATTCAGAGGAAGAGAGCTGCAGCAGCACACAGTCCAAGACATCAAGCACAGACAAACCGACCGACATCCTCACTACTGACAAGTCCACAGCAGC acagggaGCCACAGCTGGAGGAGTGAAGAGAGCCAAAACAGAGAGCTGGGAGAGGAGTGTGGGAACACTGAGTGGTCGGGGAGCACTAGGATCTCTGGTTGTACGAAAGAaaccagcagcaacagcagcttcAAGCAAACCCAGTGAAGGTGCAGAGCCCGTTACTCCCACCTCACACACAGGTAACACATCAGTACATCTTAT agtTTAG
- the LOC115413779 gene encoding cocaine- and amphetamine-regulated transcript protein codes for MVSGRTFLLAAACCCAYLWLVRADESSLETRSLDFPLKAQEEKDLIDALQEVLEKLRSKEMPSEKKLGWLPSCDAGEPCAVRKGARIGTLCSCPRGTSCNFYVLKCL; via the exons ATGGTCAGTGGCCGGACTTTCCTCCTCGCAGCCGCCTGCTGCTGTGCCTACCTGTGGCTCGTCCGTGCGGATGAGTCCTCACTGGAGACACGCTCCTTAGACTTCCCACTGAAAGCCCAGGAGGAGAAAGACCTG ATCGATGCGTTACAAGAGGTTCTTGAGAAGCTACGCAGCAAAGAAATGCCTTCTGAGAAAAAGCTTGGCTGGTTGCCTTCA TGTGATGCAGGGGAACCATGTGCTGTGCGTAAAGGCGCACGGATCGGCACACTGTGCAGCTGCCCCAGGGGGACTTCCTGTAATTTCTACGTTCTCAAATGTTTGTGA